In the genome of Bremerella sp. P1, the window CGAGCGTTATCGCTACGGTTGCCTGCTGGAAGAGATCCGCGACGCGTTGGTCGATGAACTCGGCTTGTCTTCGCTGCACACACGTACCGTTCGCCGCGATATCGAATCGCTGCAAGCGGCTGGTCTCGATATCGACGTGCACGACTCAGGACGTGGGCGCGTCTGGAAGCTGGGCGCCAGTGGCCGGGGGATGCATAAGATTACCGCGACGGCGACCGAACTGATTGCGCTTTCCCTCGGACGCGACCTGCTCTTGCCGCTATCGGGCACGCCGTTCTGGGTGGGGGTCGAGTCGTTCTGGACGAAGATTCAAGAGCAGCTGCCTGAAGGAACGTGGGAGCATTACCGTAAGTATCGTCAGGTGCTGTACGTAACAGGGCTGGCATCGAAGAACTATTCGGCCCAGGAAGGAACGCTCAAGAATCTGAATCGGGCCATTCATCAGCATCGAATTGTTGAGGTTGCCTATCAAAAGCCGGGCCAGCCTTCGCCTAGCCAGCGGCGGCTCGAACCGTACGGCATTGTGTTCCACCAGGGCAGTATTTACATCGTAGCGGCGGCCAGCGAACTGCCGGAAGACGATCCGAATCGCATCCGACACTGGAAGCTCGATCGCTTCAAGAAAGCGGAAGTCACCGACGACTACTTCAAGGTGCCCAAAGACTTTGACCTGGAAGAGCATCTGGGCGGATCGATCGGGATCTTCGCGGCTCACAAGCCGATGGATTTCAAGATCAAGATCACCGCGGCGGCGGCCAACTGGGTGGTCGAAGATCCGTGGCATGCCGAGCAAAAAGTCGAGCAGCACAAAGATGGCAGTATTACGCTGACCGTCAAAGCGGCGCACGAGCTGGAGATCATTCCTCGCGTGTTGGCTCTGGGGCCAGAAGCCGAGGTGTTGTCACCTAAGTCGACCCGTGAAGCGATCAAGGCACGCGTCGAAAAGATGGCCGAGGTCTACGCAAAACGCTGAGTGTTGCCGGTCCAGTGAACCATGCCTTGCGCATCGGCAGGGACTGCGGCATAGGTCGGCAAGATCGGTTTATTGAAGACGTAGGTCGTCGCCGTGATCGGCTGGCCATCCAACGTTTCGCACTCGACCACTTCCCGCGTGTACAGGGTTGGATAGCCTTCGACGTCGTCGAGCACGCTGAGTAGACGCTCTTCCTGCTTGGCTTTGAAGAGCCAAATCTCACCCACGACGCGAGTCTCTCCTTCCAGCTTCAGCCCGGGGTAGTCCGCAATTTGCCAAAGCGAGCCGGGTGTTGATCCACGCAGCACGGCCACCGGTCGGCAGGGCCAGCAGCGTTCGCGGACCTCGCCCCGTTTCAGCGTTCCGTAGGCAAAAAAGGCAACCAGTTCGTCAGACATTTTAAAACAAGCTTGGTGTGGAGGACTTCTCAGGCGTCTTCTTACGCTTGGGCTTCGCCTTGGTTGGTGTCGCTTCGACCGGCTGGCCGTCAATTCGCGTCACCTGAATCGACTCACTGAGTGATTGTACTTTGTCGACCAGCGGCTGATGGCACGTCAGCATGATAATCTGAATCTGCGGATCGAAATCCATGAGGACCTTGAGCGTCGCAATTTGGCGCGCATCGTCGAAGTTGACCAGGATGTCATCCATTAGCACGGGCATTGGCTCGGCACGTTCGCAATAGTGCCGAATGTACGCCAGGCGAATCGCCAGGTAAAGCTGCTCGCGTGTGCCGGTGCTTAGCTCCGAAGGCTTGCGGCGAAGTTCGTTCGGCCCGCTCAGGATGAGGCCCCCTTCGTGATCGGGGTCGTGCTCGACCTTGGTATATCTTCCCTCCGTCATTTGCTCGATCAACTCACTGATGATCGAAAGGAGTTGCCCCGAGTTCTCTTCGCGAAATGCCTGCATGGCCCGGCCGAGCATTTCCTTCGCTATCAATAGCGGCCCCAGTCGGTCCAGGCAGTCAGAAAGCTCTGCTTGCAGGGCTTCGATCTTTCCTTGAGCCATGACGGCATGGCTGGTTTGATCGACATCACGAAGTTGATGGCCCAACTCGCCCAGTTGCCGGAGTACCTGTTCTTGAAGTTGTTTCGCTTCGGCATGCTCGCTGGTCGCCGAGGCCAAGTCCTGATTGAGGCTATCGACATCCAATGCCTCTAGAGCCTGTTGGAATGGCTCAGGCGGTTCCGACTCGCGAACGAGCGCCAACTGGGTTTCGATCTCGGCCAGCTCTCTTTCAAGGGCTTGTTTCTCGCGGACGATTTGCGAAACGACTTCCAACTGCTCATCCGTTTCGGCATCGATTTGAGATCGCCATTGAGACAAACGCCCTTGAACTTCGGCCAGTTCCTTCTGGCTGCTCTCGAGAGACTCGGATCGGACTTGGCGTTTGATTTCCAGCTCTTTGCGACGTTCTCGCTGGTTTTCCGCTTCCGTAAGAATCGTTCCCAATCGCTGGGCGGCATTTTCCGGCGTCATATCGGCTAGCGGTTCGCCGGTTGCTACCACGACGGCTTCGACCTGGCCGGCGAATTGTTGCAGGCCGTTTTCCATGTCCCCGATCCGCTGCTGCAGCCCATCCGCACTGACCAGCTTGGCCTGCACTTTTTCGACGGCTTGAATCAGATCGGCAGCCGTCTCCAGGTCGACACCGCCAATCGTGTCAAAGACCGACAGGATCTCCGCAGCTTCCGCTTGGATTGCCGAAAGCTGCTGCTGCCGCTTTTCGTTCTGACTGAACGCACTCTTGCGGTTGTCGCGGTTGAGTTGCCGCCGATTTTCCAACTGATCGCGACGCTGTTGATCTGATTGAACACGCTTGAGAAACGACTCAAGCCAAGCGGTTGCTTCTTCGGCGGCAATATCGCTCGCTACCAAATCGTGCTCACGCAAGAGTCCAGTCGTCGCCTCGATGCGGCGATCGAGTTCGGTGATCTCTTGTTCGGTTTGCGAGATCTCCGACTGGGTTTCGACGAGGGCCAGGTAGGTAGCTCGCCAGGGCAGCATCTCTTGCGGAGACTTCGGAGTGAGCTCGACTGGCTGCCACTCGTCGGTCCAGGCTTGCCATGTTTCCTGACGGCTGGTCATGAGTTGCGCCAAATGCTTTTCGCGATCTGACAGACGCTGTTCGAGCGTGCGGATTGTCCCCTGCATGGCCTGTTGATCGGCCAGCATTTGGGCATGACGGTACCTTTCGTCCGCCAGGTTGTCGGTTTGCTCTAACTGTTGGTCGAGTGTTTCTGCGTGCGACTTGTTCTGCTCCGCAGGCAACGCGTCCTCTTGGCCCAGCAATTGAGAACGCAGCGACTGCCACGTCTGGTTACGCTCCTTACGGGCCGAATGCAGTTCCTCTTCCGAGACCAGTTGGGCACTCTGTTCGAGACGGCGCAACTCATCGTTCTTGGTTCCCAGTTCGTCAGACGTCTCGCGAACGGAAGATTCAGCGGCACGTATCTGTTCGGCTAGCGATTGAAGCTCGGAATCGAACCGATGAATCGTTGGCTCCATCGGCAATGCCAGGGGCGCGGTGAAGTCGAGCTTGCGGCCAGCGATGGCGTCAATCGGGAGACGACGCTGCTCGAGATCGGCGGTTAACTTGCGAACGTGAACTGCCATGTCCGCGCGACGAGCAATCGACTGACGTAGTGGATCGATGTTGGCATGCAGGCGCTCGATCAACTCCGCCGGATGCTGCGGAATCTCGGCCAGGGTCGCTTCGATCTCTTGGATGTCGCGATCCAGGCGTTCGACCTCAGGCGTATGCGATTCAATTTCGGTCGTTAACTTCTGAAACGTCTTGGTTAATTGCTGGATCTTGTTCCGCTGCGTGAGCGTCAATTCAAACTTGGCGATCTGATCGAGCTGGAGCTTCGGATCAATCCGAAGCAAAATGGACTCGGCCTCGTCGAGGTCGCGCTGCCGATCCTGCGTACGCAGGGGAATGTCGCGGCGATACCCTTGGACCTCTTTGATTCCGAACAACAGAGACCGGATTGCTTCGCCTGATTCGATAACTCGCGCATTGAACTCAATCGCCGCAATCTCCTGCTCGAGCTGTTTCAGGTCGAGCGTCAGGTTTTCGACTTCACTGGTAAGCTTGGCTGCTTGTCGTCGTGTTTGCGATAGCTCTTCCAGAGCATCGGCCGGAAACGACTGGGGTGCTTCCAGTTTCGCCAATTGCTGCTGCTTGGCCTGTCGCTTGATCCACAGCGGATGGGCTTTGCGGAGACGTTCCAGGTGCTGCTGCTTGCGGTAGACCTTGTCCAGCGTCGAGCTAAGGCGAGTCAGTTCTTCCTCGCAGCGGCGGGCCTCGGTCAGCCACTCTTCATACTCGGCAGGGCGAAGGGATGACTGCTTAAGCTCGGTTTTCAGAGCTTTGATGTCCGACAGAATCGAATTGATCTTTTGCTTCTGACCACGACTTTTGAAAAGACTCTCGGTCTCTTCGTCGATGCTCTTGAGCAGTTCCTTGTAGTCGTGCAGTCGGCCCAGACCGCCGCCGAACAGGGCTTCATCCAGGTTGGCTTCTTTCAGGCTCTCTTCGCCGGTCGCAAGTTCCTTGAGAGAGAACCCAAACACATGTTCGTACAGACGCTGGTCGGCTCCGCTGATGAGTTGCT includes:
- a CDS encoding AAA family ATPase, encoding MKLRHLELENYGIHVEQGFAFQTHSLQVVYGRNEAGKSTLLQAVRELLFGFLHAKSNPFAPDSTKKKMKATAQLTMADGEDLQIVRRQGNKNTLSGTYQDEEIDEDRWKQLISGADQRLYEHVFGFSLKELATGEESLKEANLDEALFGGGLGRLHDYKELLKSIDEETESLFKSRGQKQKINSILSDIKALKTELKQSSLRPAEYEEWLTEARRCEEELTRLSSTLDKVYRKQQHLERLRKAHPLWIKRQAKQQQLAKLEAPQSFPADALEELSQTRRQAAKLTSEVENLTLDLKQLEQEIAAIEFNARVIESGEAIRSLLFGIKEVQGYRRDIPLRTQDRQRDLDEAESILLRIDPKLQLDQIAKFELTLTQRNKIQQLTKTFQKLTTEIESHTPEVERLDRDIQEIEATLAEIPQHPAELIERLHANIDPLRQSIARRADMAVHVRKLTADLEQRRLPIDAIAGRKLDFTAPLALPMEPTIHRFDSELQSLAEQIRAAESSVRETSDELGTKNDELRRLEQSAQLVSEEELHSARKERNQTWQSLRSQLLGQEDALPAEQNKSHAETLDQQLEQTDNLADERYRHAQMLADQQAMQGTIRTLEQRLSDREKHLAQLMTSRQETWQAWTDEWQPVELTPKSPQEMLPWRATYLALVETQSEISQTEQEITELDRRIEATTGLLREHDLVASDIAAEEATAWLESFLKRVQSDQQRRDQLENRRQLNRDNRKSAFSQNEKRQQQLSAIQAEAAEILSVFDTIGGVDLETAADLIQAVEKVQAKLVSADGLQQRIGDMENGLQQFAGQVEAVVVATGEPLADMTPENAAQRLGTILTEAENQRERRKELEIKRQVRSESLESSQKELAEVQGRLSQWRSQIDAETDEQLEVVSQIVREKQALERELAEIETQLALVRESEPPEPFQQALEALDVDSLNQDLASATSEHAEAKQLQEQVLRQLGELGHQLRDVDQTSHAVMAQGKIEALQAELSDCLDRLGPLLIAKEMLGRAMQAFREENSGQLLSIISELIEQMTEGRYTKVEHDPDHEGGLILSGPNELRRKPSELSTGTREQLYLAIRLAYIRHYCERAEPMPVLMDDILVNFDDARQIATLKVLMDFDPQIQIIMLTCHQPLVDKVQSLSESIQVTRIDGQPVEATPTKAKPKRKKTPEKSSTPSLF
- a CDS encoding gamma-glutamylcyclotransferase family protein, whose translation is MSDELVAFFAYGTLKRGEVRERCWPCRPVAVLRGSTPGSLWQIADYPGLKLEGETRVVGEIWLFKAKQEERLLSVLDDVEGYPTLYTREVVECETLDGQPITATTYVFNKPILPTYAAVPADAQGMVHWTGNTQRFA
- a CDS encoding helix-turn-helix transcriptional regulator; translation: MARNEQLIRQHKILQILERYRYGCLLEEIRDALVDELGLSSLHTRTVRRDIESLQAAGLDIDVHDSGRGRVWKLGASGRGMHKITATATELIALSLGRDLLLPLSGTPFWVGVESFWTKIQEQLPEGTWEHYRKYRQVLYVTGLASKNYSAQEGTLKNLNRAIHQHRIVEVAYQKPGQPSPSQRRLEPYGIVFHQGSIYIVAAASELPEDDPNRIRHWKLDRFKKAEVTDDYFKVPKDFDLEEHLGGSIGIFAAHKPMDFKIKITAAAANWVVEDPWHAEQKVEQHKDGSITLTVKAAHELEIIPRVLALGPEAEVLSPKSTREAIKARVEKMAEVYAKR